Below is a genomic region from Rhododendron vialii isolate Sample 1 chromosome 5a, ASM3025357v1.
acgagtctgtctcatgatgtccAGATGCTGTCAGAATCCTCAGATTTCTTTTCGAtggtgtatccttgtttgaatcgactaacactaggagatgtcaaaatagtctaagtcTTTGACTACTCCATTCttaaagtttcaactttggagtcagaACAACTCGGTATAGATGACGTGACACCTTAAACAGGGCGACGTAGgcgacacagtgccatagcctaaacggtgtatGTGCTATGCACGATAACTagggtggtataagcatcaagACATTTTCTCCATTGTTTctcgttttctgtttgaaatcTCGATCGGGTATTTAGACAatgacttagaaagtcttgatttcccaaagtcttgttgatctaagaattctaaaaattgataacatgtaccatcaagatgcatgactctttaTCGGGTcatagcagcgtcctaataagttTAAGACAAACTCGAAAGAATGAAAACCTAAAAGCCACCCtaaaacatgctcctacgcaaatcGAAATGAATGTACAATGCATGCAGTAGGGAAAGCAATAACACGTAGATAGTATGAGGGTTAGATgtaagtagatcttaccctgtaggtacctgtcctagtttgaagagtgcttgtgctttgtatatgcaaagccTGATTTTGGTtcgtaacgggttcctcggactaaagccaagatatacctctcgTTGCCctcgtaatcgcagagcaatagtcaaacggtagaatgacttatcatcgtcgaaggttgttgggcgttcgggGTCCCtaggctccggtaaaccgtgccggattgccaaaacactCTAACAAGgctatcccacatcgatgcaaatgagaaatgctaaaaattgattaagaagagaagaatcacaaaatcgCAAAATGCTTTTttaaatttggctcactttgtTTAGTACATTTTTAGAGGAAACTACACAAGTGATCAATCGAAAAATTCCCAGATCAGATTGGCCAGACAtaaggtcctgttaaatcaccattccaaccttcggcagcgcgaagctcaccgttttgacagacttttaaagGATTGTCCACAAGCATATTAAACTCTAAGtatggattaatattggttcgattATCCCCAGCAAAGTCGCCACTGTGGGTAACGTGCCCTGAAaaaggcggatcgatgagcgtgCTTTTGGCAggcgagcgctcaattcagagtctccacttgggtttgaaggtccgacacccaaggaaccgaacttgaaacgcttgctacactgtttgatttgaaaaaggtgaaggcaccagtccgtcataaccatatctgggttcgagagccaagttacgagagagGAAGAATTTTAAGGCACTTCTCTCGCCCAATCTGTAGATCGGTATCTatttaggcatttgcaaaaacgtttgcgattctgtttggtTAATCGATTCTTCAGTCATTTAGGGCAGAAGAACAGTTTAatagggattaaaactgtaacagtttgcaggatgtgaatgatagcatggatgcaAAAGCAGTTcatataggatgaaaacagactgctgtgaaagtttaaacaaactggaaggcccctattttggagtgacgtgcgcaggaagaaactagcatgcattgaacaagtcactgcatgctgaccACACCTGCGCGCGCCAGTAAGCTCAAACtcacagctcttattttcaaaccctctgggcttgaaatgaccagtgcacactcaggacaaaccaagcagctCAAACagttataatatacagtttaaatgGCTGAAAGGCCttataaattaacaaaatacccCATAAATAGTATGGGAACAAAATAACGGTTTAAGGCCAAGTTACTCATGCAAGgacactcactggtcagagacaGACTGGCGCGCGTGTTGCGCCCTAGCGCGCGAGTGTCATACCATTTAACCAATGTTTGGTTTACATATTTTTGGGTTCTGGAACatatccagaatgatcccaggggtactccacaACAACAGATATGCATATTGAAATACAGCTAACAGTTCTAACAaagaaaagcagtaaactggttatttacatGCTcgcagtgatctatatacaaattAAAGCGTAAAAAAAGTAAGGAACCAATCCTCACGCAAATTCGCGTGCACAGCCACGTAGTGGCGTGCGCATATGGATTACTGGCGCGCGTTGGTCCAATGCTCACAcgattttgaaaccttgccagctttagggccaagaTTGGTATTGATTATCAGTCTTGgccctgctagcccccctcagggatcaaaacagaaaacagtaggtatgctatacctagattgagtttgaaagagtacttgagctttgaggtttgaaggcttgattgaggggTTGGATATTTTGATAATTGAAGAGCAAGGTGGTTAAGCTTgattgaggtgtgaaaatggttATAGAATTTTGTAatcctttttaaaatttggaaccCTTCTAATGGAAGAACCAtgaggggtatatatagggagagAGGAAGGTAGATATGGTGCAaagagaggagttcagccagtccacgaggctggctgaggttgcttggtggttaaacttaccaacccataaaggtgatggggataGACTTGGACTGGCGTGTGCGTATTGCGCCCTAACGCTAGAGTGTCATACCAACACGCGTGTGGGTCAACGGCCAAGTtatgactgttgaccaccacctgtccGTTTGACCAGCATGCGCGGGTCGTGGACTAGCGCGCGCGTCAAACCAACTCACGCGCAGATCAATGGTTAAGCTTTGAATGTTGGCCACACCTGGCAACTTGACCCCCGCGCGCTGGTTCTCAACCAACACGTGCCAGTACtgtttttgacttttgaagtggcttcggctaggttaggttcaaaggTTTTTCAaatactcaaaactcaaacacttaTCATTTCCAAGGTGTTCTTGATTcgtttcatcattgggaaatcaaaaactgaaagtaaactaatctggaagcccagattggagtgtctacaaAATAACTATTTCAATTACAAAGCTCCCACCATTGTCCAATCTGTCACGGGATTGTCTACCTTTGGGTCAAGGTTTGATTTTGCATattctttgtgtgtgtgtgtgtgtgctattttgaaattttgaacgacCCATCGGTGTTACATGAACATATTAATACTTTGTTTACGGTTACTGTGTTGATTTGCATGTGTGCTGATTGTTCGATCTACTCCTTTTCAGGCACAAGCATGCACTAAAAGAACTCTGTTTGaacctaatttaaaaaaaaaatcttcctgTATAAATCAGCTTCGTTGGTGGGGAAGGTCAATAGTTTCGTAATTTATTTTAAGTGTGTTCAAAACGCGTTGCGCCATGCCCTCAAAACCTAAAATGGGCCCAAAACTAGTTTGTATGCGTTGGTACAGATAATTCATCTGCACCTTTAGCATTTCGATATGTTGAAGTATTCAAGATTCTGGCCGTCATGAGTTGTTAGGATACGAATTATTAACGAGGATTTAATATTTGGGCTCAAATCattttgaaattattaaattgtactGTAGTACATAAATTAGTAAGTCAATataaaatttttttgtatttggatCAAAGACTATGGTAAAGAACTGAAACTTTGGAAGGATCTGGCCGTTGTGAGTTGTCTGGACACAAATTAAAACTTCAAATTCCCAAGTAACCAAGAACACCttgaattttatttcttgtggCTTGTTTTGGCTATGGGTTCATCTCCAGCAGCGGCTTTACAGGGTTTGCAGGGTCTTCAAGCAAACCCTCTGGATTCAAAAAAATGCGCTAAAAATTTCATATTTGTTTTACACAATTGTATTTTTTCTGAATATTGTCGGCACTGTATTATTCATACATTGTCAAAGTAAGTTAAAAATCACTTAAGTTTTGAGTAAGTAGGTACTATAGCTCAATAAAATAAACTAGACCCAATAAAATTTCATCCAAAGGTAAATATGTGCATTTTACATATATAGAGCTCTGTATACAAATaatttctttgtaattttgtcACCGCTGAACTAAAATTCTGAAGCCGCTGCTGTTCATCTCACTGGAGCTCTTGTACTAGAATCATAGTTTTCCCAACCAGGTGAGATGCTTcctctctccatatcatatACCAACCACTCACCAACTGTTTGATTGCTAAAATATATGCAATCTACCTTGCATCCTATTTTGCTTGCATTAACCGACATACAACAATTAGTCCCCACAAACAATGTTCTATCCCCAATGCTCTCCATTTTCACCCATGAGAGTCTATCGAACCGAAGCCGATAAACCTCCACATTTTCCACCCTATGAATAGATTTCCTAGAGACtaagaaaaccaacaaaatttCCCCATTGGATTCAATCAAATATTCCTTGAAATGCATTGCATGAACACTGGGAACAGCCCTGTTTGTGCCTAAACTTGTGATTCTGAAATGAGAATCGATTTTTTCCATAACTGCAAGAATTCCTTGCAAACTCAATGCATAGAACTTTCCTTCCAATCCAATGGCATTGGTGAATTGCATGAGTGGGTGGTTTGAAGAGTGAGGCTCCACAAGGGTGCTGTCTTGCTGGAACCATGCATATTTATTACCTGCTTCTCTTAGGTCACGAAATGAGAAAGTCGGTTTTTGAATGCCTGTATATGAAGACCACCACAATATAATTGTTGGTAACGAATATACAACAATACATGTGTAATTTTAATGAATATTTACCTCCTCTTAGGTCACAAAATGCGAAAGCCGGTCTTTTAATGCCTGATAAGACCATCACAATACCATTTTAatttggtgataaaaaaaacaacttataGATTTGTAATTTTTGTGTGTATGTAGTGGCGGATTCCTTCAATTTTGATCCCTCTCTTCTGTCATATTTTTAGGTTCGTACAGTCAAGAGAAACTGAGAAGGGAAAGCATTTTGCCAGATAACTTAGAAACAAAGTCCAAACAAGACAAAAGCTTGGAaggtaaaatagaaaattaacaaacaacagACCACAAAGAAAACCTTGAGCGCTATCTTTGTTCACCCCCCTGAAAAAGTTGGTGAGCACTACCCACCTCGATGATCAAGATTCGTTTATTGTGATTAAATACACCCGATAATTTTTTGGCTGATGTTTTAAACCttctcgcaaaaaaaaaaaaaaaggctcaatTCGTAGCGTTAAGTGCTTTATCTCTTATGTATATTCTTTTTGAGTGCTTGATCGAACAATAGTGCTTGTTttggtttcaaattttggcCCACAATTCTCGtcaaatacttttttttgggtaaatcattCTCATCAAATACTTACTGATGTCCAATTAAGCAAATTTTTGCATAAAAGATTGAAATATCAAGTTTCACCTAATGTGCGGATTTGATAATTCTTATGGGAACCGGTATAAGCCCCAAAAAGTTGGATAATGTTCAAGCACTTTTTAAAAGGGCGAACAAAATAGAACTAAAACTTTGGACTAAACTGTTGTTGCCCAAAAAATGCATACCTGTTAGAACCATCACAGTGCAAATACTTTTGTGATCTTTAGGAGATGAAGAAAGGGCAACATGTTTAAAAGGAACACTAACATCCCAAAGTGGAAGCATCCCACAAACTCTATCAATAGGATCCCAAAGATAGTACCGATCGGACGGCTCAACTCCTCCTCTAGCAACAAGCATACCTTGAGAGTACCCTACAAAATAGTCAGCAGAATAACGACATGGTGGCCGTCTTCCAAACCACCTCAAGTGTCCGACACGAAAAGTGATGTTGAAAATGTCAGGTAAGTATTGAAAATCATCGTGACATCTGTCAGTTTGACCGTCGTCATTGATGGATAGCCGAGGAAATGGTGATTTTTCAATGGGGTTGCATTGTCTTGGTGGTAGTCTATATGACTTGGTAACATTGCCCCCATAGCTAATGTTCTGCATAAGTGTTGAGTTCCTTGCAAGTATGGTTAGTGGTTGGGTAGGGAGATCTGGCCAGGACCTTGGGGCTTTTGTGGATTCTTTGTGTAATGGGGATTGCTCTGCTTTCTTTGACTTCACAGCCATTTTTTTTCCGTGCAAAAATCGGCCTTGGGTTTTGAGTTTCTCTAGGAGAAACTGAAGAAATAGGCAATAACAGGCTTGGCCTCCAAGTTATTTTAGTAGTACCTTTTATATAATGTTATACACATCATGCATGACATATATAAGTTCTAGATGAGTGgaataaaagtaaaataaattgtTTACTTGGAGAACATTCTCAACTTGAGGTGCAATACTCGATTTTATAGCACACAGAATCCTTCCACATTTTGCTTTCACAATGACCCAAGGGACAATCAAGCTACATGTATTGAATgagaccaaaataaaaaataaaggtcAAATAACACTCAGCGATTGCCCCAGTGGTTCAGGCGGATATCCAGGCTTTGAGAGTATCTTCAAGGTCTGGAGTTTGATTCCCCATAGGGTGAGTACCCCAAAGTATTTAGGGGACCATGATTGGTGTGGCCGCATTAACTCCCCTGGAGGTTTGGGTTGTGCAATCGTGAGAAGAGAACCCTAATGGCCGAAATAGGACTGAGTAGGCATTCTAATAGTAGAGGAAAAGAGTTGGGAAAATGCGGACGTGTTTGATAagtaataccctccaaggacattttcagcattaacaaatgtt
It encodes:
- the LOC131326707 gene encoding uncharacterized protein LOC131326707 isoform X1 codes for the protein MAVKSKKAEQSPLHKESTKAPRSWPDLPTQPLTILARNSTLMQNISYGGNVTKSYRLPPRQCNPIEKSPFPRLSINDDGQTDRCHDDFQYLPDIFNITFRVGHLRWFGRRPPCRYSADYFVGYSQGMLVARGGVEPSDRYYLWDPIDRVCGMLPLWDVSVPFKHVALSSSPKDHKSICTVMVLTGIKRPAFAFCDLRGGIQKPTFSFRDLREAGNKYAWFQQDSTLVEPHSSNHPLMQFTNAIGLEGKFYALSLQGILAVMEKIDSHFRITSLGTNRAVPSVHAMHFKEYLIESNGEILLVFLVSRKSIHRVENVEVYRLRFDRLSWVKMESIGDRTLFVGTNCCMSVNASKIGCKVDCIYFSNQTVGEWLVYDMERGSISPGWENYDSSTRAPVR
- the LOC131326707 gene encoding uncharacterized protein LOC131326707 isoform X2, with product MAVKSKKAEQSPLHKESTKAPRSWPDLPTQPLTILARNSTLMQNISYGGNVTKSYRLPPRQCNPIEKSPFPRLSINDDGQTDRCHDDFQYLPDIFNITFRVGHLRWFGRRPPCRYSADYFVGYSQGMLVARGGVEPSDRYYLWDPIDRVCGMLPLWDVSVPFKHVALSSSPKDHKSICTVMVLTGIKRPAFAFCDLRGGNKYAWFQQDSTLVEPHSSNHPLMQFTNAIGLEGKFYALSLQGILAVMEKIDSHFRITSLGTNRAVPSVHAMHFKEYLIESNGEILLVFLVSRKSIHRVENVEVYRLRFDRLSWVKMESIGDRTLFVGTNCCMSVNASKIGCKVDCIYFSNQTVGEWLVYDMERGSISPGWENYDSSTRAPVR